Proteins found in one Streptomyces sp. NBC_00461 genomic segment:
- a CDS encoding pyridoxamine 5'-phosphate oxidase family protein produces MDRNALIQYVRARRLAVLATLSADGHPQAAVVGIAATDAGDLVFDTTRGSRKFANLSRQPRVALVVGVDWGDEQTVQLEGTAAEIPQDDPAVAAYYDQIPTGPERAVWPDIVYVRVRPDWGRHSDYRPGSFGVQEIPLA; encoded by the coding sequence ATGGACCGAAATGCCCTTATTCAGTACGTCCGCGCCCGTCGGCTCGCCGTCCTGGCCACCCTCTCCGCCGACGGGCATCCGCAGGCCGCGGTGGTCGGGATCGCGGCCACCGATGCGGGCGATCTCGTCTTCGATACGACGCGGGGTTCCCGAAAGTTCGCCAACCTCAGTCGGCAGCCGCGCGTCGCGCTGGTCGTCGGGGTCGACTGGGGAGACGAGCAGACCGTTCAACTCGAAGGCACCGCAGCCGAGATCCCCCAGGACGACCCGGCCGTGGCCGCGTACTACGACCAGATCCCGACCGGGCCGGAACGGGCCGTGTGGCCGGACATCGTCTACGTCCGGGTACGGCCGGACTGGGGGCGCCACAGCGACTACCGCCCCGGCAGTTTCGGAGTGCAGGAGATCCCGCTGGCCTGA
- a CDS encoding alginate lyase family protein, producing the protein MLKATGAAAGTVGVGAGVGAAPAAAAGTSFAHPGLLHTGADLARMAAKVKAGASPYTAGYAKLTANRHAQSGWTANPQAVVYRGGAAPQNYPTLYNDIHAAYQNALRYHVSGDSAHADTAVAILNAWSARLTAVQGSADRFLLAGLQGYQAANAAELVRDHGDFDLGRFQEMQSKVFGKVSDNFLAQHNGAFTSNYWPNWDLANMACVLATGIFCDDKAQVTRAVDYFKHGAGLGAVKNAIPVVYDDGLAEWLEAGRDQGHSLLGVGLMGTFCEMAWNQGIDLYGYDDNRFLKGAQYVAKWSMGGKVSYTANTRRKGAPGVWSGSETAAAAAGVDPNFQRPIWAMIANHYTKRRGLSATYLTQIAAKSAPEGGGGDFGPNSGGYDQLGFGTLAFTRDKSSTPTPAPKPGASGSAPASGGGSGPRPQTAATASASVSPAAGGDLAATGSEDVLGWAAAGVTAVAGGLLLLRRRDRVLRDGAQ; encoded by the coding sequence ATGCTCAAGGCCACGGGCGCCGCAGCCGGGACCGTCGGGGTCGGGGCGGGCGTCGGTGCGGCCCCCGCAGCGGCCGCCGGTACGTCCTTCGCGCACCCGGGGCTGCTGCACACCGGCGCCGACCTGGCCCGTATGGCCGCCAAGGTGAAGGCCGGCGCGTCCCCCTACACCGCCGGGTACGCGAAGCTGACCGCCAACCGGCATGCGCAGAGCGGCTGGACGGCCAATCCGCAGGCCGTCGTCTACCGCGGCGGGGCGGCTCCGCAGAACTACCCGACCCTCTACAACGACATCCACGCCGCGTACCAGAACGCCCTGCGCTACCACGTCAGCGGCGACAGCGCCCACGCCGACACCGCCGTCGCGATCCTCAACGCCTGGTCGGCCAGGCTGACGGCGGTCCAGGGGTCCGCCGACCGGTTCCTCCTGGCCGGACTCCAGGGCTACCAGGCCGCCAACGCCGCCGAACTCGTGCGCGACCACGGTGACTTCGACCTCGGCCGCTTCCAGGAGATGCAGAGCAAGGTCTTCGGCAAGGTCAGCGACAACTTCCTGGCCCAGCACAACGGCGCCTTCACCTCCAACTACTGGCCCAACTGGGACCTCGCCAACATGGCCTGCGTCCTGGCCACCGGCATCTTCTGCGACGACAAGGCCCAGGTCACCCGCGCCGTCGACTACTTCAAGCACGGAGCGGGACTCGGGGCCGTCAAGAACGCCATCCCCGTCGTGTACGACGACGGGCTCGCGGAGTGGCTGGAGGCCGGCCGGGACCAGGGGCACTCGCTGCTCGGCGTCGGGCTGATGGGCACCTTCTGCGAGATGGCCTGGAACCAGGGGATCGACCTCTACGGCTACGACGACAACCGCTTCCTCAAGGGCGCGCAGTACGTGGCCAAGTGGAGCATGGGCGGGAAGGTGTCGTACACCGCCAACACCCGCAGGAAGGGCGCGCCCGGCGTCTGGTCCGGCAGCGAGACCGCCGCCGCCGCGGCCGGGGTGGACCCGAACTTCCAGCGGCCGATCTGGGCGATGATCGCCAACCACTACACGAAGCGGCGCGGGCTGTCCGCGACCTACCTCACGCAGATCGCCGCCAAGTCCGCGCCCGAGGGCGGCGGCGGGGACTTCGGGCCCAACAGCGGTGGATACGACCAACTCGGCTTCGGGACACTGGCGTTCACGCGCGACAAGTCGTCGACCCCTACGCCCGCGCCGAAGCCCGGCGCTTCCGGCTCGGCCCCGGCATCCGGTGGCGGCTCCGGCCCGCGGCCGCAGACCGCGGCGACCGCTTCGGCCTCCGTGTCCCCGGCCGCCGGCGGCGACCTTGCCGCGACCGGCTCCGAGGACGTCCTCGGGTGGGCCGCCGCCGGAGTCACCGCCGTCGCCGGTGGGCTGCTCCTGCTGCGACGCCGTGACCGGGTCCTGCGGGACGGCGCTCAGTAG
- a CDS encoding DUF397 domain-containing protein, giving the protein MLDGSDLYGLDINGASFVKACGGPCTEGCVTLARIGDDAWALGDSKRPDAEPLRFTTEELDSAGIDPARFGLPV; this is encoded by the coding sequence ATGCTGGACGGAAGCGATCTGTACGGGCTGGACATCAATGGGGCCTCCTTCGTGAAGGCATGCGGGGGGCCCTGCACGGAAGGGTGCGTGACCCTGGCCCGTATCGGCGACGATGCCTGGGCCTTGGGCGACAGCAAGCGGCCGGACGCGGAGCCGCTCCGGTTCACCACGGAAGAGTTGGACTCGGCCGGCATCGACCCGGCGAGGTTCGGCCTGCCTGTCTGA
- a CDS encoding helix-turn-helix domain-containing protein, which yields MTFEPEQLGQSRSDLAQTLRELRKRAGLTGDRLARRCNMSQSQISKFETGNKTPKLVDVERILRALDAPAGIVAEVTALARIANTEWQDKRSSWRRGKEKRQTELASLESEATELRYFLPAMITGLLATPDYVRASLIHTPGDSSKTVARKLERQAVLYDTSKAFTFVLTEQAVRWSIVPTPAMALQIDRLVSLSHLPNLRIGVIPVGTVMPRGPMNTFTVYDNRLATVENFTGRMVFRDSRDVSEYLAVFSSFEEQARFGDEARALLLQWANACR from the coding sequence GTGACCTTCGAACCTGAGCAGCTGGGGCAGTCGAGAAGCGACCTAGCACAAACGCTCCGCGAGTTGCGAAAGCGAGCCGGTCTCACGGGGGACCGGCTCGCTCGGCGTTGCAACATGTCGCAGAGCCAGATCAGTAAGTTTGAGACCGGCAATAAGACTCCGAAGCTCGTGGACGTCGAACGCATCCTTCGAGCTCTCGACGCTCCCGCCGGCATAGTTGCGGAAGTTACCGCTCTCGCACGCATCGCGAATACCGAGTGGCAGGACAAACGCTCATCCTGGCGCCGCGGCAAGGAGAAGCGACAGACAGAACTTGCCTCGCTGGAGAGTGAGGCAACAGAGCTGAGATATTTTCTCCCCGCCATGATTACGGGTCTGCTGGCCACGCCTGACTATGTTCGGGCCAGCCTGATTCACACACCGGGTGACTCGTCGAAGACGGTGGCGCGCAAGCTGGAGCGCCAGGCTGTTCTTTACGACACGTCAAAGGCCTTCACCTTCGTCCTAACGGAACAGGCAGTGCGGTGGTCGATCGTGCCGACGCCAGCCATGGCCTTGCAGATCGATCGTCTGGTGTCGCTGTCCCATCTGCCAAATCTACGCATCGGCGTCATTCCAGTGGGAACGGTCATGCCACGGGGACCGATGAACACGTTCACGGTCTACGACAATCGGCTGGCTACAGTCGAGAACTTCACTGGCCGTATGGTGTTTCGGGATTCTCGTGATGTCTCGGAGTATCTTGCCGTGTTCTCTTCTTTCGAGGAGCAGGCTCGCTTCGGTGATGAGGCAAGGGCCTTGCTGCTCCAGTGGGCAAACGCCTGCCGGTGA
- a CDS encoding MFS transporter, translating into MPTAQPSGSATITSRIPARLDRLPWSRWHWTIVIGLGTVWILDGLEVTVVGNIAGRLSEPGSGLPITSGQITGLAAALYVAGACIGALFWGRLTDRFGRKKLFMITLVVYLAATALTAVSFSTWWFFAFRFLTGFGIGGEYAAINSAIDELIPAKYRGRVDLAINGSFWVGAVFGSLLSIVALNEAILPKNVGWRLTFALGAVLALVILLVRRHVPESPRWLLIHGREQEAERIVSSIEQKVESETGERLGEPESEITIHQRKSIGFLEIARTVFSTYRKRSILGFSLFIGQAFLYNAITFGFGAILTQFFDVPTGNTGYYFAVVAVGNFCGPLLLGKLFDTVGRRVMISSTYLLSGLLLFGTAWLFDRGSLTATTMTACWCAVLFFASAGASSAYLTVSEVFPMETRAMSIAFFYALGTAAGGISGPLLFADLTGTGKVGDTVLAFQIGAGLMCAAGLVAAFLAVRAERRSLEDIAKPLTAAASAVSERARSAKEGRSAKEGRDRSRTATA; encoded by the coding sequence ATGCCCACCGCCCAGCCCAGCGGCAGCGCCACGATCACCAGCCGCATACCCGCCCGCCTGGACCGCCTCCCGTGGTCGCGCTGGCACTGGACCATCGTGATCGGCCTCGGCACCGTGTGGATCCTCGACGGCCTGGAGGTCACCGTCGTCGGCAACATCGCGGGCCGCCTGTCCGAGCCCGGCAGCGGACTGCCGATCACCTCAGGCCAGATCACCGGCCTCGCAGCCGCGCTCTACGTGGCCGGCGCCTGCATCGGCGCCCTCTTCTGGGGCCGCCTGACCGACCGCTTCGGCCGGAAGAAACTCTTCATGATCACGCTGGTCGTGTACCTGGCGGCCACCGCGCTGACCGCCGTCTCCTTCTCGACCTGGTGGTTCTTCGCCTTCCGCTTCCTGACCGGCTTCGGCATCGGCGGCGAGTACGCGGCCATCAACTCCGCGATCGACGAGCTGATCCCGGCGAAGTACCGCGGCCGCGTGGACCTCGCCATCAACGGCAGCTTCTGGGTGGGCGCGGTCTTCGGCTCACTGCTGTCGATCGTCGCGCTCAACGAGGCGATCCTGCCCAAGAACGTGGGCTGGCGACTGACGTTCGCACTCGGCGCCGTGCTCGCCCTGGTGATCCTTCTCGTACGACGCCACGTCCCGGAGAGCCCACGCTGGCTGCTGATCCACGGCAGGGAGCAGGAGGCGGAACGGATCGTCTCCTCCATCGAGCAGAAGGTCGAGTCGGAGACGGGGGAACGGCTCGGCGAACCCGAGTCCGAGATCACCATCCACCAGCGCAAGAGCATCGGCTTCCTGGAGATCGCCCGCACGGTCTTCTCGACCTACCGCAAGCGGTCGATCCTCGGCTTCTCCCTCTTCATCGGCCAGGCCTTCCTCTACAACGCGATCACCTTCGGCTTCGGCGCGATCCTGACCCAGTTCTTCGATGTCCCGACGGGCAACACGGGCTACTACTTCGCGGTCGTCGCGGTGGGCAACTTCTGTGGCCCGCTCCTGCTGGGCAAGCTCTTCGACACGGTGGGCCGCCGGGTGATGATCTCGTCGACGTACCTGCTGTCGGGGCTGCTCCTGTTCGGTACGGCCTGGCTGTTCGACCGCGGCTCGCTGACCGCGACGACGATGACGGCCTGTTGGTGCGCCGTCCTGTTCTTCGCGTCCGCGGGCGCGTCCAGCGCCTACCTGACGGTCTCCGAGGTCTTCCCGATGGAGACGCGCGCCATGTCCATCGCCTTCTTCTACGCTCTCGGCACCGCGGCCGGCGGCATCAGCGGCCCGCTGCTGTTCGCCGACCTCACCGGAACCGGCAAGGTCGGCGACACGGTCCTCGCCTTCCAGATCGGCGCGGGCCTGATGTGCGCGGCCGGCCTGGTGGCGGCATTCCTGGCCGTACGCGCGGAACGCCGCTCCCTGGAGGACATCGCGAAGCCGCTCACGGCAGCGGCCTCGGCGGTGAGCGAGCGGGCGCGGTCGGCGAAGGAGGGGCGGTCGGCGAAGGAGGGGCGGGACCGGTCGCGGACGGCCACGGCGTAG
- a CDS encoding DUF6879 family protein: MLLDGDEWRRTFDAYERDAWRFETQPTYTMPREAENVARFLRGEPKPDQHNARWHERVRGYVASGRTIGRVRVVRQPLTDYQRYQFAWGIPANIAAGEDIRILDVTREDFELPLSETDWWMFDEMRIVQLNYRPDGTQINREIFTGDTAPYLEWKRIAIAHSAPFSEYVREFGDLRT, encoded by the coding sequence GTGCTCTTGGATGGTGACGAGTGGCGGAGGACGTTTGACGCCTACGAACGTGACGCGTGGCGATTCGAAACCCAGCCCACGTACACCATGCCCAGAGAAGCTGAGAACGTCGCCCGCTTTCTTCGCGGTGAGCCGAAGCCCGATCAGCACAATGCACGCTGGCATGAGCGGGTACGCGGATACGTGGCGTCGGGCCGCACGATTGGGCGCGTGCGGGTCGTGCGGCAGCCATTGACGGACTACCAGCGATACCAGTTCGCATGGGGAATTCCCGCAAACATAGCGGCTGGCGAGGATATCCGGATCCTGGATGTCACGCGGGAGGACTTCGAACTCCCTCTGTCGGAAACCGACTGGTGGATGTTCGACGAGATGCGCATCGTGCAACTGAACTACCGACCGGACGGCACGCAGATCAATCGAGAGATATTCACGGGTGACACTGCCCCGTACTTGGAGTGGAAACGCATTGCGATAGCTCACTCGGCGCCGTTCTCCGAGTACGTGAGAGAATTCGGTGACCTTCGAACCTGA
- a CDS encoding DUF5753 domain-containing protein translates to MTSSIPWQQRLSTGTEDIQDEVIRWYQQTRHGKSYVPEMIWGTLQTEAYAAVILGRVVAFLGVPDDVPAGVAKRMERQQVLHDGEHHYDVILGEQALYANVGGPKVMSEQLERLLRDIDLPSLRLGIVPATAEMSLVPKPGFSLYDGGRAHYELVSSSVDITDPAELALHHRAFDAISDAAHYGDAAKELINKALAFWSNA, encoded by the coding sequence ATGACAAGCTCGATCCCGTGGCAACAGCGGCTGTCCACCGGTACGGAAGACATTCAGGACGAGGTGATCCGCTGGTACCAACAGACCCGGCACGGCAAGTCGTACGTCCCCGAAATGATCTGGGGCACGCTTCAGACCGAGGCGTACGCGGCCGTGATCCTCGGTCGAGTCGTCGCGTTTCTCGGCGTCCCGGACGACGTACCCGCGGGGGTGGCGAAGCGGATGGAGCGCCAACAGGTCCTGCACGACGGCGAGCACCACTACGACGTGATCCTCGGCGAACAAGCCTTGTACGCGAACGTCGGGGGACCCAAGGTGATGAGCGAGCAGTTGGAACGACTCCTGCGCGATATCGACCTCCCCTCTCTTCGCCTGGGAATCGTGCCCGCCACCGCCGAAATGAGCCTGGTTCCGAAACCCGGCTTCAGCCTGTACGACGGAGGCCGAGCCCACTACGAGCTCGTCTCCTCCAGCGTGGACATCACCGACCCTGCGGAACTCGCCCTTCATCACCGGGCATTCGACGCCATCAGCGACGCAGCGCACTACGGCGACGCCGCCAAGGAGCTGATCAACAAGGCCCTGGCGTTCTGGAGCAACGCGTAG